CCTTAGTGTTAACATCTATTCTTTATAAATTAtcagtttttcttttttgaagtGTACGTCAGTAAAATTTATCTAAACTGTAGAATGATATTACCATTGTTCTGTAATGATAGATAGATGTAGATATTATGACACAATGATACCGATACATGGTTCAGTACAGGCTGGACAGTCATGAGCACCAAAGGATTTTCAACTAAATTTCCGGAGATTCTGTCATCCACATTTTAAAGCGATTTTTAGTTGTAATATCATTTGCATTACTATAACAGATTGATTGGTCTTTTAATCATGTTAAACCAATATTTTAAGTAAATTCGTAAACTTAACATTTAAAATCCAGCCTTCAGGTATTAGGTTCGAGCTCAGTTATACTTACTGAAAGTTATCATCATAGTTGATCATCTAGATCCTAGTTTGTTTATTGAATTGTATTACATAAAAAGAATTTCTACAcatatgaaatcgttctcctgTGATGTGGAAAGTGAGTATTAACTACGGAAACTATATCACATGCCTAATGATCTTATCTGAATTgtcatgttaaattttttcCATGATCATggtattcattttctttttgcCATAGAAACACACTACTTATTTGATAACTAAGTAGTATCATTTGCGGAGGTCTACTGAATATCGAATTAGTACTAGTAATTTAATCTTAAAACAAAGTGataaaataagttaaaattTTCCCATCCTAGTCACAATAAGAAACATTAGTTAAATAAATAGTAACGAAATTCTACTATACTACTATACCATACTACTATTCTACtatactaaatcactttcaacTGTAAAGTGATTCGACATTCTTATACCACATAATGTCATATGAAATATACACGATACCATTCAATTACTGTATATCAAGTTGATAAACTTTATCTCCGATGTTAGCCAATTTTTCTATGATACGTCTTCACGCCTATTAGATGAGATTATGCAAAACATTACGTTATACTGCAATTTTAACTGCAACTGTTAGTGTGGATTATAAGGTAGCAACTAACCATATTCATTTTCactgattaaaataaaaaaccCAGATTGATcactaaactattcatttctTACACGTTAAAGCAACtaattaatcattttaaaaaatacagtATAACAAGCTAAGTTGGATATTTGTAGGTATGATTACCGAGGTTTGACTTAATACCTTCTAATATGATTGTGCAGCTTAAGTAAATGGAGTCGTTGAAAAAAATTCTATTCCTTGAATttttctttgttctcattcagTTTCTAATAAAATGAGCATCTAGTAGATTGTTCATAATGAAATAGTAGTAGATAATTCTAATATCCTAATGAGGAGAAAATTGAATGTCTGATGTTTTTTTTGGATTAGTGTAAATCACTTTTTCAAAGGAACAAAAGAACTAAATTGAATTAATACAAGTTTAAACTTATGTTACTAACATAtaatagaaggggttttgtggagatttagtatttttatagttgaaagcgtgagtaaattgaagctagaccaccgtggaaaacctggaagcactggacggccgtttcgtcctattgtgggactccttagcagtgcgcatccacgatctcgcctcgcgagatccgaacccagaacctaccagtctcgagccagagcacttaaccgatagaccactgagccggcatccgatggtgttaatgtgttACTCCAATCAATACACGaagttcagcaaccattcaccaattatcttcagtgtgttcctatctcacaacagacgtggtttgaattccactggttactgcttctcactagagctccaggatttacctctcgaagtcatataatagttttattattaaattggGCAATCACGTTATAACAAGACTTTAACTCAAACAGgaattataatttataatttgtAGTTCGTTCAACTAGGAAGTTTTCAAATATTAAGACAGTAATTTTATGTAAGTTTGTGTTTAGAAACTATAACTACATTTTATAGAACAGGTCTCAGTTATGATTAAAGCTTCTCAGATTATGATGATTCATCTTTCCTTTAATCAATTAGTCTATGTAAATGAAAACTCAACATATGAAGTAACAACTCCCAAGGTCTAATTTTCTTTTGAAGATGATTCTTGGTCTGAAAAAATATTACACATTATGAAAGGTTTTAAAATTTACTACTTATTAGCTTTAACTTAACaaagtaaacaaaaacaaactcaTAGACTCTTCTCTTGATTCATACTTCCGTAGCATAAAATTTAAAGAATATATGGTCATCccgtgcttccaagttttcactAGTTGTCTAATTTGGATCCTTTTTTTGTAATTGTAATAAGACTCAACAGTTTCCTCAACCCCATATTGAAAATTATATAATCTTACCAATTAGACTAACCTAAAGTCGAAGAAATAATATTCCAAACTGTGATCTCGTGATATGGAGATTGAATATTGTTCTTAAGAATTCACTATATTAATCAATGTACTACAATTACACTGAATGATTTACACAAACCAATAAAGACCTATCAATAAAAGATGATTAATTCATTTGGTAAACTACCAACATTAgataataaatacaaaatgtatatttatctAACACAGTTGTTCCTTACTCCTCCACCCTATACGTACTCCGAAATGAAGAACCATCAACATTGTTATCTCTTAATTTTTGTATGATAAACTACATTTTTTGTTTTAGTTATAGACTTCAATCTTGTTTCACTATTTATTACGCTTGataaattcttttcatttttctaACTTTCCTAAAGTAAAATTTATACGGTTAAATTAACACATTAGTAAATTCACTTGTGATAAACTTTGTTTACTCATTCTATCCTTttcttcctcctcctcctccttctCCCTCTCTTTCTCTTCTTTCCCTTTTACTTTTTCATCCTCcctatacacatatatatatatacatctatatACAAATACAGAAATAATCTAATGTTTCATAACAATTGTCTTTTATACACATCAACGATTAATGTTCAATTGATAGTAAATAATCTtcatttataatgataatacaTTCTAGGGTAATcaaaacatttgtttatttttatgatcaaattatatacgtatatttatttatctatctgaAACATGTCTGGATTTTGTTGTTTACAAATCAGAGATTAGCTTCATATATATGTGAAATAACATTGATTGAATTCTTTATTCAGACGTGAAATGTTATGTAAATTATGGATGTAATTTTATGCATTAAAGTTACTTCAGTATTATCAATTACAAAAAAAATGTATAAGTGGTCTCAGTGTCTTTTTTGAAACAATCGGTGACCTCATTCTAgaattaaataaaaagaaatgattatttgaaaattagaTTATCAGTAAACTTTAGATATTTGATCAAAGTAATTAGCTAAAAAAGAGTAAAACAATTAAATcatgatttatatatttatttaaacatataaatattggtacaagggggcaccaaatacatatgggccgcacaaatctcatttgatttgtgtgagagctgtgatactgcacaggtgtccaaaccaaagcaggtggttttcttagggggcaacaccccgagcctttgaccttaaggtctgatccacaaggcagtggagcatcgtaaggagatgcagtctcatggtagccggtgaccaacgattgattcatgcaccatttgttccctcaggatgttggagcccatgtgcaccattggtttggaatcagggttttccaactcccctaggtgaactttccgtgtccaccaacccggttaaagtgccggacattcgcttttcatcctctcaatttcgtaaacaacagtaatgccactgtgagaaggcagtgagtaggacttctctgacagaggctatataagagtggccatgtgagagcatttggagagggagagcggactctccctactattggtcgtaccagggcatttgggggcaattaaATCATGAGAAGTATACTAACTTATAGTCACTCAGATAATGTTAGATTCCCAGCCTTTCAATTCATTCTAGTTGTCAAAAATACtagaattaatattatttcgtGGTGAATAACATTGCCATTAAGTAATGTGAAATCTACATTCATTGTGTATGTTTGTATATTTGTTAGTGCCGTTTCAATTCTAACATACATAGAAGTATAACCTTTCCAATACTGAGTCACTAAGACTGATGGTCACATCATAGCACTATAGGAGGTCAGTCACTGAGCGAATAGCACAATAGTAATAGTCCAATCAAGATTACAACCTCTCCCTACAAACTAGTAATAATCAGTACAAAATCTAGGTACCGGGTTTCTTAGCGACTATCTCAAACCATCGATTACTCGAAATTTTCGCAAAATCGAATCTATTTAATAAAGCATAAAATCTGAATATTATAATTTTACTTAGCAATGGAAACTCCAAAATTTATAAATGTCAACTTTTACCTGTgatttcatgtttctttttatgATGTTAACATAGAAAATACATTAGCTGACATTCATTCTCCAAAATTTAATGGTACTTATTAATCGTtttgatatttaaaataaaccatCTTTTTAAATATTGACCATGAAATAACAAGATCCAATTCTATTGGAAACCAAAGTTGTCTTTTATTCATGTGTATTAGTAAACGTGATAAATAAAATCTAGCTAttattttgagccatgtaaGATCAACTGTAATTACAGTCCATTATAGTATTAAGCTCTAATTATTTAAGATATATATAACTAGTTATTGAATACTCAATGTTAAGAAGAATGtgtagtcagtcagttacatgTCAAACAGTCCAACGGCATATACTATGTTATACATGCTCAGATTAAAGAAGTTGGAAATTCAATTCTTTCAACTGATTGAAATGAAATGGGATGCATTTCTATATTTTATAAACACCATGATAACTCtttaaattatgatttaaatcCATTAAGGCAAGGGACATTAGAGATAAAATGcaatgaacataaatgttagcTTCCCTTATTCCTTCAATGGATACAAAACTAGAATGTTACTTATTCGATTTTTGGTTTACTCGTGAATGGATACTGTTGAGTAATTTCATACCATAGAAATTACACCCCAACtagtatcttctcatttccagTGGGTGTTTCACTAAAATTAGTAGAAATATAAGAACATTGTTAATTatttcacaacaacaacaacaaagaaaaaacGCATTAGACAGCATATGTTTTATGGCAATACAGACCATGTACCATTCCATCTTTATTTTAGTATTATGTATCTACGATACCGAGAAATATATTTTCTATaatcatgtctgtttccattatCTGATATTGTATATTTATTGTGGATATAAATCAAAACAACAATAATCTGTTTTTCAATAATAAAGATCAAATAGATAAACAAACATTTGGATTcagtaatgtttgtttaaatgaatattggAATTGCGcaaattataaataatagaaaaaggtGGGAAATTTTATGAGCAAAAATATACAGACGTATACCATAGAGATTAGTTTGTTCCttattagtttttttaaaaaaacttacaAACCATTTTATGGTATATAACttgtgtttaaattcacttagtattgtttgtttgaatcttcccattgatgtttagcactgcaactggtcagtctctaattggcatatgtgcatactgtgcgtattgcttcgatatagtcttaattcaaaagcatggtaagcaaagatggataatggttagcagtggaattcagtttgacgagcgtttcgtcccattacacaagcaagtggatatcaggacttagtagctgagtggataacgcgttgacgtttgaagcgaaaggtactgggtttgagtcccagagtgaacatcaactctgaaatgcaactacatccagctgactagcccgaaataggatgaaacacgcgtcctggtttctactgctagccactatccatcttagcttaatttatatttattttgaagTTTCATACAATTACGAAGTTAACTAAATACTGTTATAAAACTTAGTAGGTTAATGAATTGTAATGAATGAGAAACATCTACCCAAGAAATTTAGAGTTAAGTGATAAGTGAAAagttttttaataattaaaaaaatccaCTTGATTAGGATGAAATTGTATTGTATATAATCTTCTTATGACCATATATTGTATTGCAGTCAACAGGGAAAAATGAGCCTAGATTTTATGTTTATGAAGTTTGATTAACTTGAAATTGATTCTAATGATTCAAACTTTGTTTGCCTTCTTTAatctaaaaaaaacaacaactaaaATCTACTATCTACTTCCATATTGATAAAGGATACTGTTAGTATAGAGCTCTTGGTTGAATAACAAATTAGATTGCAGGTATCAttatcaagttttgatttgataattttgaataaattgagcacttcttctgaagaagtggcttacactgagtcacgaaaagccagaaaatctaattttcctactcattgggatattacaaatatattatatatttataacaaATGGGATTGTTTACATGTGTACGAGATTTATGTAGATTGTTAGATATTATAATTTACATAATGGATTAGCTTTAATTAAAGAATAAATGGAAAAAAACAGGAAATAGTAGGTATCTCTTTCATACTAGTGTTGGAATTCTCAACAGTATGCATCTATAGACTAATCAGGGATCGAAATCAcagtgagcgcttaacctttagaccttTGGGTTAACATTTTTAATTTGTACTTGCTGCGACTATTTGTTGTTTTTATCaaatttataataatatatCTCTACTAATCTTACATTctaacaaattttttttcattatcattattattacacagGTGAAAATCTGGTTTCAAAATCGCCGGTATAAGTTAAAAAGACAAGTTCAAGATAAAAATTTGGAAGAAGCTAGTGCATTACATCATCATTTACAAACTTATTCTATACCATTATTGCAACAGTCAACGGAATTATGCAACCATGCTACATCGATAACAAATTCGTCATTATATAATATTGTCAATCAGGTAGATGATGTTTATCATCAAATTCAAAATCGTACACGTTTTCCCGAAATGAATACATATGAATGGGCAAATATATTTTCTCAAACATATAGTAACAACACTACAACTACCGTTACTGCCGCCGGTATTACAAATAATGGTAGAAACACCATTTCTTATTCAATGGAGCCAGCATTTTCAAATCCATTGATTAATTCAGATAAAATATCTAGTTCTTTAACTAATTTGAATGAAGAGAGATCTACTAAATATCCAAGTCAGTTCTCATCATTATCTAGCTACTCGGATTCAAAGTTATTGCCTCATCATTTCAATGAGAACACTGTTACAGATTAAAGCTATCCAGCTGATCAGGCTAGATCAGTTTTGCCGTCACTGTTACCATTATCTAGAATGCATCAATTTCACATAGATTGTGATTCGACAAATGAATCTAGCGTTTTATCAATACATATGGAACAGAAATTCAGTAATCGTAATACTTCATTATCTCACTTTCAATATACTCATGAACAGAATAACTCTGAAAATGGTGATGTTAATAGTCAATTTACAAATAATGTTGGTGTAATTGATATGAATTGTAATAACAgtgttaataacaataattactcATATAATCATGATGACTTGACAAAAATTTTAAACTCTAACTCTTCATTGAACAATGTAACTCCACAAGTAGATTTATCAGTTTCCTTTTTGAATAGTATCAAAAATCAGCCAAATCAATCTTTAAGGAATTTTTGTAATTCTGACCtttatgataattattttgttatgAAAAAACATTTACAATCATTACCAACATCTTCACAATTAACATCAACAATTGATATAACTACAGGATTTCCACTATTCTCATCAACAGCAGCGTTAACTTCTGAGTCTTCAGTAGTCTCAGAAACACCGAACACAACAGAAACATATATGAAATTGGAACAGTTTCATCAAAATCCTAATTGGTTcccaaataatttatttttctcatcAAATCTATCCAATCATTCTAATAATGACTTAGCTATGTCAACAAGCAAAGATCGTTCTCAATTCAATCAAACCAATACAATATTTCCATTGTCAACATATAATGAATACAATGAAGAAATTCAAAATATACGCAATAATGATAGTAACCTTCCACATTATATGACTAAAATTAATTTAGAATATCAAACTGTATTAAATGTGGCTAAAGCTGCGTTTCAATGTgaaaatatgatattgaataagaAAAGAATACCATTTACAAATCATACAGTTTTAGAAACAAATGAACAAGAAAACaatgaggaagaagaagaagatgatgGTTGTCACAGAAACCAGACTGATGAAGAAAATGATAAAAGTGATGAGTTTATTGCTTATCGTGAATACCAATAGAATTGTTGTTATTATCCATTCATTCATTGAAGATTGAATAAGTCAGggataaatttgaaaaattaaaacaaactcaTAGTTTTAATAAACCCCATTCAAATCCTCTTTCCTCTTATTGCAGTTTCTTTTTCCTACTATTGAAGTAACACTGAGAAAGGTTTACTCATATATACATAGTTATCTACGactaatattgttattattattattgttactactaaTAATTGTTCTTTACATGGAATGTTTTTTTCAATGATCTTTACATACTACTACTATAATTGCTGATAGTACTTAGTGTATacatttattttctgttttaataTTTTTGAACTGGATCATTCACTTTAATTAATgatataaattgaacattgtCACCGATGGTAACTGTTTGTTTCAAACATTAAAAAGAACTgcgtttgtttaaattattaccAAACTAACAGTGTTGACTaatttagtttcttttttttacagTTATGCCCTTACCCTTACTATATCTAATCATACTTGCTCTATTTCGATTACTACTTTGAATACTATGAGTAGTGGTGATTGTATCaatgatatatttgatgcaAAAAAGGTTTTGCTTTTGGTAAAAAAACGAGCAGTTTTGATCATTTGATCAGACCAATATATCTAGTAACTGGTTGTTTCTTTACTTTCAGTGTTCATAAATGACAGCGTCATTCGATTTGACTGACTAGTAAGTGGAATAGATTTTCGCCTTTGTGTAAATCTTTTTTATGTGCATATTATCCCAATAGCCATTTACTTTTAGTCCGAGGAAATCACTTTTCCATATATAAGACAGCTATTATATATGTAACATTGTTGAGATTAGTCAGTTTCTTCGATTTCATTTCCTTAGTGTATTCCTTAAGTAGAATAATTTAAGAATCAAATGATTTCTGATTTCTTTTTGTGAATATTCTAGTATAAATCGATGTTTAACTCACGTGCTATACATATTTTCAAAGTAATTCATGGTTGTGTTCATCCAATACTCTGCCTGGAATTAAGTTCAGGATCATTGATTATTGCAACTGACACAGGTAGTTATTTAGACTATTGAATCAGCTTTCGAAAATCTATGTCCTGTATCTTTTCTTACTCATAATGaagaaaagaaattaatttGAAAGAAGTTTAGGGATTTTCCGAAATACTATTTCCTTGGAAACTCTCACACTGCATTATTTCTATAGAAAGAAAAGAACTTAAGATAAAATCGTTAATTCTTAGGAGAAATCTGTTTTGTTTCTtacaaaaataaagaaaacataaaACACAAATAGATCAAACAAAATGTATCTGGATGCCTTTCGTAGTTAAGGAAAcaaatttaaaatgtttttacaAAATTGGATTGACACTAGTAGAGGAAATTAAAATATACGTTTGGTGCTATCTGAGACCCGTTAGTTAAATGTGCCAATATCCCACATCTGAAGTTTACACTGAGGACTGATTGGACATCTATCCCCTGACACCTGGACGAGTTATTCACCATATTACTGAGCCCAAGTATCCACTAAACTATTCAATGGGTGTAAAACTGTCAGTAAGGGTTTGTATATTTCCTATGCTGATATTAACGAATGAAGCTGGACAGTAATGTATATCCAGAATGAATAGTCTCGATATTTTTGTTTCATTACATATTCTGAAAAGGTTGGGTTATGGTTACATCCAACCACTGGAACTTCTGATAATTCCATGTTACGTATATTAAGCAGCAGATTTAAGGAAACTGAAAACTTCCACAAAACCTAAAAACCTCAATTTCTGTCCTATGAAAACTCACGTGTATAAACTAATGAAGATTTCTGAACCAAGATGAGTAGGACGATTCAACAATTGGTATCTCTTCTTAAAAGTTCTTTTAGAAATATATCTGAGCTAGATGAAAAAACACTTCGTATGAGGATCGCTAACTGAATAAGGCAATAGTGAACTATAATTTTCTACTGtgaaaaaaatatcattttaattacCAGTTGGAGTTAGTGGAGATAGttgaattttaataatttaaaatacgaactgatcttagctagaccaccattcagAACCACGAAAGACTGAACGGCTGTCTTGTCCTAGCACGAAGCTCCTTAGCAGTAAGCATCCAAGACCACATCACAAGGgatcgaatccagtaccttcaGGCCTCGTGTGGACACTTAACCTTTACACTAATAAGTCGGGATGAAGTAGTATACACACTTattttcaatcaattcacgatattgagCAACCCTATCCAACTGTACTCAAGGGATAACTCTCTGATACCCGACAATGTTAAACTCAAGGATTGTCGGATGTAAGGCATTTGTGCACTCCTAACAATTAATGAGTTGTGGAATATCGTGAGTTGATTGAA
The sequence above is drawn from the Schistosoma mansoni strain Puerto Rico chromosome 3, complete genome genome and encodes:
- a CDS encoding putative nk-2 homeobox protein, which gives rise to MWKVKIWFQNRRYKLKRQVQDKNLEEASALHHHLQTYSIPLLQQSTELCNHATSITNSSLYNIVNQVDDVYHQIQNRTRFPEMNTYEWANIFSQTYSNNTTTTVTAAGITNNGRNTISYSMEPAFSNPLINSDKISSSLTNLNEERSTKYPSQFSSLSSYSDSNVNNNNYSYNHDDLTKILNSNSSLNNVTPQVDLSVSFLNSIKNQPNQSLRNFCNSDLYDNYFVMKKHLQSLPTSSQLTSTIDITTGFPLFSSTAALTSESSVVSETPNTTETYMKLEQFHQNPNWFPNNLFFSSNLSNHSNNDLAMSTSKDRSQFNQTNTIFPLSTYNEYNEEIQNIRNNDSNLPHYMTKINLEYQTVLNVAKAAFQCENMILNKKRIPFTNHTVLETNEQENNEEEEEDDGCHRNQTDEENDKSDEFIAYREYQ